The following proteins come from a genomic window of Pyxidicoccus sp. MSG2:
- a CDS encoding cytochrome ubiquinol oxidase subunit I, protein MTDLLYARAQMGLSLAFHIVFAAAGVALPVLMVLSDLKARRTGDGDYRLLSQKLAKGTAILFAVGAVSGTVLSFELGLLWPEFMGQYGEVIGLPFSLEGVAFFTEAIFLGIYLYGRERVSPGLHLFSGVMVAVSGAASAFFVTLVNTFMNNPSGFTPGPGGPTDVQPLVAMFSPGWQYQTTHVLLSCYQASAFAMAGIHAFVLLRHPGADFHRKALTVALPLACLTALLQPVVGDFSAKHVAKAQPVKLAAMEGHFETERGAPLLVGGLPDVETGTVPWGIEIPKGLSILAFADPDAEVKGLNDFPRDEWPPVAKVHLAFQMMVGTGSLMALLALVTLAYRWRKKAWPSGRRMTWAWLLSGPLGVVALEAGWLVTEWGRQPWILRGVMRTAEAVTPVPHLAAPFWTFTAVYLFLGVTVVFLMVRQVAGTLPGRSVGGAHGH, encoded by the coding sequence ATGACGGACCTGCTCTATGCGCGGGCGCAGATGGGCCTGTCGCTCGCGTTCCACATCGTCTTCGCGGCGGCGGGTGTGGCGCTGCCGGTCCTCATGGTGCTGAGTGACTTGAAGGCGCGGCGCACGGGGGACGGCGACTACCGGCTGCTCAGCCAGAAGCTGGCGAAGGGGACGGCCATCCTCTTCGCGGTGGGTGCGGTGAGCGGCACGGTGCTGTCCTTCGAATTGGGCCTGTTGTGGCCCGAGTTCATGGGGCAGTACGGCGAGGTGATTGGGCTGCCCTTCAGCCTGGAGGGCGTGGCCTTCTTCACCGAGGCCATCTTCCTGGGCATCTACCTGTACGGGCGCGAGCGGGTGTCGCCGGGGCTGCACCTGTTCTCCGGCGTCATGGTGGCGGTGAGCGGCGCGGCCAGCGCGTTCTTCGTCACGCTGGTCAACACGTTCATGAACAACCCGTCGGGCTTCACGCCTGGCCCGGGTGGGCCCACGGACGTGCAGCCGCTGGTGGCCATGTTCAGCCCCGGCTGGCAGTACCAGACGACGCACGTGCTGCTCTCCTGCTACCAGGCGAGCGCCTTCGCCATGGCGGGCATCCACGCCTTCGTGCTGCTGCGCCACCCGGGCGCGGACTTCCACCGCAAGGCGCTCACCGTGGCGTTGCCGCTCGCGTGCCTCACCGCGCTGCTCCAGCCGGTGGTGGGAGACTTCTCCGCGAAGCACGTGGCGAAGGCGCAGCCGGTGAAGCTGGCCGCCATGGAGGGCCACTTCGAGACGGAGCGCGGCGCGCCGCTGCTCGTGGGCGGGCTGCCCGACGTGGAGACGGGGACGGTGCCCTGGGGCATCGAGATTCCGAAGGGGCTGTCCATCCTCGCCTTCGCGGACCCGGACGCGGAGGTGAAGGGGCTCAACGACTTCCCCCGCGACGAGTGGCCACCGGTGGCGAAGGTGCACCTGGCCTTCCAGATGATGGTGGGCACGGGCAGCCTGATGGCGCTGCTCGCGCTGGTGACGCTGGCGTACCGGTGGCGCAAGAAGGCGTGGCCTTCCGGGCGGCGGATGACGTGGGCGTGGCTGTTGTCGGGGCCGCTCGGGGTGGTGGCGCTGGAGGCGGGGTGGCTCGTCACCGAGTGGGGACGGCAGCCGTGGATTCTCCGGGGCGTCATGCGCACGGCGGAGGCGGTGACGCCGGTGCCGCACCTGGCGGCGCCCTTCTGGACCTTCACCGCCGTGTACCTCTTCCTCGGCGTCACCGTGGTGTTCCTGATGGTGCGGCAGGTGGCGGGCACACTGCCGGGTCGGTCCGTGGGAGGCGCGCATGGGCACTGA
- a CDS encoding cytochrome d ubiquinol oxidase subunit II: MGTELLLGFTVAGTFVLYALFGGADFGGGVWDLLASGPRKQEQRALIAHALGPVWEVNHIWLIVGVVLLFAGFPRAFAVLSVALHVPLTLLLLGIVFRGAAFTFRTYDTRGDAVQRQWGLVFSIASVIAPLLLGMCVAAVVGGDIRVEGRAVVSGFFGPWLTPFAWVVGALALCLFAFLAAVYLTHEAPTPELREDFRLRALGAGGAVFLAALAVLVFAREGAPRVWQGLLHSPFALALHAGTALSAVAAFALLWTRRFKWARVAAATQAGLIVLGWAASQHPYLVVPDVTLSSAASGPTAQRMLLVALVVGALTVLPSLALLFRVFRPGPAPSARAGK, translated from the coding sequence ATGGGCACTGAGCTGCTGCTGGGCTTCACGGTGGCGGGGACGTTCGTGCTCTATGCCCTCTTCGGCGGCGCGGACTTCGGCGGCGGCGTCTGGGATTTGCTCGCCTCCGGTCCGCGCAAGCAGGAGCAGCGGGCGCTCATCGCCCACGCGCTGGGCCCGGTGTGGGAGGTGAATCACATCTGGCTCATCGTCGGCGTGGTGCTGCTGTTCGCCGGCTTCCCGCGCGCCTTCGCGGTGCTCAGCGTGGCGCTGCACGTGCCGTTGACGCTGCTCCTGCTGGGCATCGTCTTCCGGGGCGCCGCCTTCACCTTCCGCACGTACGACACGCGCGGGGACGCGGTGCAGCGGCAGTGGGGACTCGTCTTCAGCATCGCCAGCGTCATCGCGCCGCTGCTCCTTGGGATGTGCGTGGCCGCGGTGGTGGGCGGTGACATCCGCGTGGAGGGCCGCGCGGTGGTGAGCGGCTTCTTCGGGCCGTGGCTCACCCCCTTCGCGTGGGTGGTGGGCGCGCTGGCGCTGTGCCTCTTCGCCTTCCTGGCGGCGGTGTACCTCACGCACGAGGCACCCACGCCGGAGCTGCGCGAGGACTTCCGCCTGCGTGCGCTGGGCGCGGGTGGGGCCGTCTTCCTCGCGGCGCTGGCGGTGCTCGTCTTCGCTCGCGAGGGCGCGCCCCGGGTGTGGCAGGGCCTGCTGCACTCGCCCTTCGCGCTGGCGCTGCACGCGGGCACCGCGCTGTCCGCGGTGGCGGCCTTCGCCCTGCTGTGGACGCGGCGCTTCAAGTGGGCCCGCGTGGCGGCGGCCACGCAGGCGGGCCTCATCGTCCTCGGGTGGGCCGCGTCGCAGCACCCGTACCTCGTGGTGCCGGACGTCACGCTGAGCAGCGCCGCGTCGGGTCCCACCGCGCAGCGCATGCTGCTGGTGGCGCTGGTCGTGGGCGCGCTCACCGTGCTGCCCTCGCTCGCGCTCCTCTTCCGCGTCTTCCGGCCGGGGCCCGCGCCCTCCGCTCGCGCGGGGAAGTGA
- a CDS encoding RrF2 family transcriptional regulator produces the protein MNCRFTMAAHMLGMLACAEREAKGSLTSESMARSIQTNPVVVRRLLRDLARAGLVETKRGVGGGVSLARGPEEITLRDVYEAVEEDAELLGRYPTGPSQSCDMAPMVAEYLEGVVGRAESAFKQSLETTTLAMMSRDLAARARRKSSPRRRAAGA, from the coding sequence GTGAACTGCCGCTTCACCATGGCCGCGCACATGCTGGGAATGCTGGCCTGCGCCGAGCGTGAGGCGAAAGGCTCGCTGACGTCCGAGAGCATGGCGCGCAGCATCCAGACGAATCCCGTCGTGGTGCGGCGGCTGCTGCGAGACCTGGCGCGCGCGGGCCTGGTGGAGACGAAGCGCGGCGTGGGCGGCGGTGTGTCCCTGGCGCGCGGCCCGGAGGAAATCACCCTCCGCGACGTGTACGAGGCGGTGGAGGAGGACGCGGAGCTGCTTGGCCGCTACCCCACCGGGCCCAGCCAGTCCTGCGACATGGCCCCCATGGTGGCCGAGTACCTGGAGGGCGTGGTGGGCCGCGCGGAGTCCGCCTTCAAGCAGAGCCTGGAGACCACCACGCTGGCCATGATGTCCCGCGACCTGGCCGCGCGCGCCCGCCGCAAGAGCAGCCCCCGCCGCCGCGCGGCCGGGGCCTGA
- a CDS encoding SDR family NAD(P)-dependent oxidoreductase codes for MDLELRGRAALVTGSSRGIGRAIATALAREGARVCLTARGAEALEATAAELRASGADVTPVVTDVATQAGAVAAVDAAVRAFGTLDILVNNVGGSGGAGAFDSATVAQWASVMDRNLMSAVWCSQRAVEVMRERGGGCIIHINSIYGREYATSAPYTTAKAGLTALTKEMAVDLARHRIRVNGVAPGSILFPGGSWDKRRQADPEKVAKLVRDELPWGRFGAPEEVADVVAFLCSERARWVTGATLPVDGGQGRAF; via the coding sequence ATGGACCTGGAGCTCAGAGGAAGGGCGGCCCTCGTCACCGGCAGCAGCCGGGGCATTGGCCGGGCCATCGCCACCGCGCTGGCGCGGGAGGGCGCGCGGGTGTGCCTCACCGCGCGCGGCGCGGAGGCGCTGGAGGCCACCGCGGCGGAACTGCGTGCCTCGGGCGCGGACGTCACCCCCGTGGTGACCGACGTGGCCACGCAGGCCGGCGCGGTGGCGGCGGTGGACGCGGCGGTGCGGGCCTTCGGCACGCTGGACATCCTCGTCAACAACGTGGGCGGCAGCGGCGGCGCGGGCGCGTTCGACTCCGCGACGGTGGCGCAGTGGGCCTCCGTCATGGACCGCAACCTCATGTCCGCCGTGTGGTGCAGCCAGCGCGCGGTGGAGGTCATGCGCGAGCGGGGCGGCGGCTGCATCATCCACATCAACTCCATCTACGGCCGCGAGTACGCCACCAGCGCGCCCTACACCACCGCCAAGGCGGGCCTCACCGCGCTCACCAAGGAGATGGCGGTGGACCTCGCCCGCCACCGCATCCGCGTCAACGGCGTGGCGCCGGGCTCCATCCTCTTCCCCGGCGGCAGCTGGGACAAACGCCGGCAGGCGGACCCGGAGAAGGTGGCGAAGCTCGTCCGCGACGAGCTGCCCTGGGGCCGCTTCGGCGCGCCGGAGGAGGTGGCGGACGTGGTCGCCTTCCTGTGCTCCGAGCGGGCACGCTGGGTGACGGGGGCCACCCTCCCGGTGGATGGAGGACAGGGCCGTGCCTTCTGA
- a CDS encoding alpha/beta fold hydrolase encodes MSHAATLEQSVGPAVRNTAEDEAGLTLDTGPGVPFPIRARDGYALSGTCFPHAGAELGAVVLIGSAMGVRQRYYSRFAAYLAGRGLPTVTYDNRGIGGSRPASLAGFGARMEDWGALDLAGAIDTVRERFPGRRILLVGHSAGGQLLGLADNAREVTALLHVASGSGYYRLFPQRLRMEFNWRVMAPLLVKSFGKLPGWAGTAEDLPAGVAAQWARWCLAPDYLLSEGGEPRREAYASLYLPLRAYSFTDDPFASPEAVRALLSFYADALVDHRLLSPKELGRPIGHFGFFREPFRGSLWADAADWLADKALSPRYARGA; translated from the coding sequence ATGTCTCACGCGGCGACGCTGGAGCAGTCGGTGGGCCCGGCAGTGCGGAACACGGCGGAGGACGAGGCAGGCCTCACGCTGGACACCGGCCCGGGAGTTCCCTTCCCCATCCGGGCGCGCGACGGTTACGCGCTCTCCGGGACGTGTTTCCCCCACGCGGGCGCGGAGCTGGGGGCCGTGGTGCTCATCGGCTCCGCCATGGGGGTGCGGCAGCGGTACTACTCGCGCTTCGCCGCGTACCTCGCCGGGCGGGGCCTGCCCACCGTCACCTATGACAACCGGGGCATCGGCGGCTCGCGGCCGGCGTCGCTCGCGGGCTTCGGGGCGCGGATGGAGGACTGGGGAGCGCTGGACCTGGCGGGCGCCATCGACACCGTGCGCGAGCGCTTCCCGGGCCGCCGCATCCTGCTGGTGGGGCACAGCGCGGGCGGACAGTTGCTCGGGCTGGCGGACAACGCGCGCGAGGTGACGGCGCTGCTCCACGTGGCGTCGGGCTCCGGCTACTACCGGCTGTTCCCCCAGCGGCTGCGCATGGAGTTCAACTGGCGCGTCATGGCGCCCCTGCTGGTGAAGTCCTTCGGGAAGCTGCCCGGCTGGGCCGGCACCGCGGAGGACCTGCCCGCGGGCGTGGCCGCACAGTGGGCACGTTGGTGCCTGGCCCCGGACTATCTGTTGAGCGAAGGCGGCGAGCCGCGCCGCGAGGCCTACGCCTCGCTGTACCTGCCGCTGCGGGCCTACAGCTTCACGGATGACCCCTTCGCCTCGCCCGAGGCGGTGCGCGCGCTGCTGTCCTTCTACGCGGATGCGCTCGTGGACCACCGGCTGCTGTCCCCGAAGGAGCTGGGCAGGCCCATTGGCCACTTCGGCTTCTTCCGCGAGCCCTTCCGCGGCTCGCTCTGGGCGGACGCCGCCGACTGGCTCGCGGACAAGGCGCTGTCCCCGAGGTACGCGCGGGGAGCCTGA